The following coding sequences lie in one Acropora palmata chromosome 3, jaAcrPala1.3, whole genome shotgun sequence genomic window:
- the LOC141877308 gene encoding uncharacterized protein LOC141877308, protein MAFLSVLVFILVQGCAVCDELYPISVLMDITENQLQGSSDNYDAIEDLQKKSYEPTDADIYQIKQRIVDGDYGFVKDPKEDKWKTQPTFEGFLRKKTFQADAAYALNFFVRNPDWKKTKEKFRTQNGCTDLLYVTAARYLLVTHILYKLSGYKLVPCATTVGEKIVNPDSGVCYPAPPYGSATCTSDYDVGLVGKNSGYLTETFNKYFQRKFKKPSENVFDTNVYAFTLEFAMPFHFDKLPAYFAEKVVQNEQTINFKMQELASAYFKVFKYNQIFFRKLKTAAEDAMDPITASKSKTELQKWLRAFSAMDAKVKMRTEYYNSGEKLREDHNAEYQRRVKEISEKGGYKPYLLGELAKALIYAAEAYHTRGAIRHIVGGTQMRIIDLSPRTPLSINDLWVSMIENWGESNKEYNHCKTEPLVKCFLKMSKYMWRVFNAMRIVRVRLPNKAKLKGVVRFGEQFGDPEHAMSLWLRRKRKGYAEIRRRVEDVKSFLLQFGCDQAVLNIRAPIPPACVTKMNDKINEYNVALASLVTDGKRRWNRR, encoded by the exons GTGTGTGACGAACTCTACCCGATATCCGTATTAATGGACATTACCGAGAACCAGTTGCAAGGGTCCTCAGATAACTACGACGCCATTGAAGATCTTCAAAAAAAGTCCTATGAGCC AACTGATGCCGACATCTATCAGATAAAACAAAGGATCGTCGATGGTGATTACGGGTTTGTTAAGGATCCCAAAGAAGACAAGTGGAAGACGCAGCCCACCTTCGAAGGGTTtcttagaaaaaaaacattccaaGCCGATGCAGCATATGCCCTAAATTTTTTTGTCCGAAACCCTGATTggaaaaaaacgaaagaaaaattccGCACACAGAATGGCTGTACTGATCTCCTCTATGTCACAGCCGCGAGATACCTGTTAGTGACTCACATTCTTTATAAACTTAGCGGTTACAAGTTGGTTCCTTGTGCGACAACAGTGGGCGAGAAAATTGTCAATCCTGACTCCGGAGTGTGCTATCCTGCCCCGCCGTATGGAAGTGCCACTTGTACCTCGGACTATGACGTTGGGCTCGTCGGGAAGAACTCTGGGTATCTTACGGAGACctttaataaatattttcaaagaaaattcaagaaacCTTCGGAGAATGTTTTCGACACCAATGTATACGCTTTCACACTGGAATTCGCTATGccatttcattttgacaaGCTGCCGGCTTACTTCGCAGAGAAAGTAGTGCAAAACGAACAAACGATCAACTTTAAAATGCAGGAACTAGCCAGCGCTTACTTCAAGGTTTTCAAGTACAATcaaattttcttcagaaaattgaaaactgcaGCTGAAGATGCCATGGACCCGATAACGGCCTCCAAGTCTAAGACTGAGCTCCAAAAATGGCTGAGAGCCTTCAGTGCAATGGATGCTAAAGTCAAGATGAGAACTGAATATTACAATTCCGGCGAAAAACTGAGGGAAGACCATAACGCTGAGTACCAACGACGCGTTAAAGAAATATCGGAAAAAGGCGGATATAAACCATACTTATTAG GTGAACTTGCAAAGGCCCTGATTTACGCGGCAGAGGCTTATCACACCCGAGGCGCGATACGGCATATTGTAGGAGGCACACAGATGAGGATTATCGATTTAAGTCCCAGGACTCCACTTTCAATTAACGACCTGTGGGTGTCCATGATTGAAAACTGGGGCGAGTCAAACAAAGAGTACAACCATTGCAAAACGGAGCCGCTGGTGAAGTGCTTCCTGAAGATGAGCAAGTACATGTGGAGAGTGTTCAACGCTATGAGGATAGTCCGTGTGCGTCTTCCAAATAAAGCCAAACTGAAGGGAGTGGTGCGCTTCGGGGAACAATTTGGTGACCCTGAGCACGCGATGTCGCTGTGGCTCCGACGTAAAAGGAAGGGATATGCCGAGATTCGCAGGCGGGTTGAGGATGTGAAGTCCTTTTTGCTGCAATTCGGGTGTGACCAAGCGGTTCTTAATATCAGAGCGCCAATCCCCCCGGCCTGTGtaacaaaaatgaatgacAAAATCAACGAGTACAACGTGGCGCTGGCTTCCCTTGTGACAGACGGCAAAAGACGCTGGAACCGCCGATGA